In the genome of Streptococcus oralis, one region contains:
- the yajC gene encoding preprotein translocase subunit YajC, with the protein MNPNITFFVMLVGMMALMFFMQRSQKKQAQKRMESLNKLQKGYEVITIGGLYGTVDEVDTEKRTIVLDVDGVYLTFELAAIKTVLPLKEAVTPEGAVIDESGAIEE; encoded by the coding sequence ATGAATCCAAATATTACTTTTTTTGTCATGCTTGTAGGGATGATGGCCTTGATGTTCTTTATGCAACGTTCTCAAAAGAAACAAGCTCAAAAGCGTATGGAAAGCTTGAACAAGCTTCAAAAAGGCTATGAAGTGATCACAATCGGTGGACTCTACGGAACAGTGGATGAAGTAGATACTGAGAAACGAACAATCGTATTGGACGTAGATGGCGTTTATTTGACTTTTGAATTAGCTGCTATCAAGACAGTGTTGCCACTCAAAGAAGCTGTTACACCAGAAGGAGCAGTTATCGATGAAAGTGGAGCAATCGAAGAATAA
- a CDS encoding low molecular weight protein-tyrosine-phosphatase: MKKIVFVCLGNICRSPMAEFVMKSMTSDYQVESRATSSWEHGNPIHKGTQGIFQQYQIPYDKDKTSLQIRREDFESFDYIIGMDASNVSDLRQMCPQEFQHKIYSFASESVPDPWYTGDFEETYARITSGCQSWLDRLENESDNGKV; the protein is encoded by the coding sequence ATGAAAAAAATAGTATTTGTGTGCTTAGGGAACATCTGCCGTAGCCCCATGGCAGAGTTTGTAATGAAATCCATGACGAGCGATTATCAGGTTGAGAGTCGTGCCACGTCATCATGGGAACATGGCAATCCGATTCATAAGGGAACGCAAGGGATTTTCCAGCAATATCAGATTCCTTATGACAAAGACAAAACATCACTCCAGATTCGTAGAGAAGATTTTGAGTCATTTGATTATATTATCGGTATGGATGCTTCAAATGTTTCTGATTTGCGTCAAATGTGTCCTCAGGAATTCCAGCATAAAATCTACTCTTTTGCATCTGAAAGTGTTCCAGATCCTTGGTATACAGGAGATTTTGAGGAAACCTATGCTCGTATCACAAGTGGATGTCAAAGCTGGCTAGATCGATTAGAAAATGAGAGTGACAATGGAAAAGTTTAA
- a CDS encoding MORN repeat-containing protein, which translates to MEKFKEIFEKYRVYLTRPRIEIATVFLIAICAVSVFLLNTPKQGVLTLDNGALVYDGTVVRGKMNGQGTLTFENGDQYTGEFNNGAFNGKGTFQSKAGWKYEGDFVNGQAEGQGKLTTEQEVVYEGSFKQGVFQQKQ; encoded by the coding sequence ATGGAAAAGTTTAAAGAAATCTTTGAAAAATATCGAGTTTATCTAACTCGCCCGCGTATAGAGATTGCAACAGTCTTTCTAATCGCTATCTGTGCCGTGTCAGTTTTTCTATTAAACACACCTAAACAGGGTGTTCTGACACTTGATAATGGTGCACTTGTTTATGATGGAACCGTGGTAAGAGGAAAGATGAATGGTCAAGGAACCCTGACCTTTGAAAATGGTGATCAATACACAGGTGAGTTCAACAATGGGGCCTTTAATGGAAAAGGGACTTTCCAATCAAAAGCTGGGTGGAAATACGAAGGTGATTTTGTAAATGGCCAGGCCGAAGGTCAAGGAAAATTGACTACCGAGCAAGAGGTTGTCTATGAAGGAAGCTTTAAACAAGGCGTTTTTCAACAAAAACAATAG
- the gap gene encoding type I glyceraldehyde-3-phosphate dehydrogenase — MVVKVGINGFGRIGRLAFRRIQNVEGVEVTRINDLTDPVMLAHLLKYDTTQGRFDGTVEVKEGGFEVNGKFIRVSAERDPEQIDWATDGVEIVLEATGFFAKKAAAEKHLHAGGAKKVVITAPGGNDVKTVVFNTNHDVLDGTETVISGASCTTNCLAPMAKALQDNFGVVEGLMTTIHAYTGDQMILDGPHRGGDLRRARAGAANIVPNSTGAAKAIGLVIPELNGKLDGSAQRVPTPTGSVTELVAVLEKNVTVDEVNAAMKAAANESYGYTEDPIVSSDIVGMSYGSLFDATQTKVLDVDGKQLVKVVSWYDNEMSYTAQLVRTLEYFAKIAK; from the coding sequence ATGGTAGTTAAAGTTGGTATTAACGGTTTCGGACGTATCGGTCGTCTTGCTTTCCGCCGTATCCAAAACGTAGAAGGTGTTGAAGTTACTCGCATCAACGACCTTACAGATCCAGTTATGCTTGCACACTTGTTGAAATACGACACAACTCAAGGTCGTTTCGACGGTACTGTAGAAGTTAAAGAAGGTGGATTTGAAGTTAACGGTAAATTCATCCGTGTTTCTGCTGAACGTGATCCAGAACAAATCGACTGGGCTACTGACGGTGTAGAAATCGTTCTTGAAGCAACTGGTTTCTTTGCTAAGAAAGCAGCGGCTGAAAAACACTTGCACGCTGGCGGAGCTAAAAAAGTTGTTATCACTGCTCCTGGTGGAAACGACGTTAAAACAGTTGTATTCAACACTAACCACGACGTTCTTGACGGTACTGAAACAGTTATCTCAGGTGCTTCATGTACTACAAACTGCTTGGCTCCAATGGCTAAAGCTCTTCAAGACAACTTCGGTGTTGTAGAAGGATTGATGACAACTATCCACGCTTACACTGGTGACCAAATGATCCTTGACGGACCACACCGTGGTGGTGACCTTCGCCGTGCTCGCGCTGGTGCTGCAAACATCGTTCCTAACTCAACTGGTGCTGCTAAAGCTATCGGTCTTGTAATCCCAGAATTGAACGGTAAACTTGACGGATCTGCACAACGTGTTCCAACTCCAACTGGATCAGTTACTGAATTGGTAGCAGTTCTTGAAAAGAACGTTACTGTTGATGAAGTAAACGCAGCTATGAAAGCAGCAGCTAACGAATCATACGGTTACACAGAAGATCCAATCGTATCTTCAGATATCGTAGGTATGTCTTACGGTTCATTGTTTGACGCAACTCAAACTAAAGTTCTTGATGTTGATGGTAAACAATTGGTTAAAGTTGTATCATGGTACGACAACGAAATGTCATACACTGCACAACTTGTACGTACTCTTGAATACTTCGCAAAAATCGCTAAATAA
- a CDS encoding RluA family pseudouridine synthase, producing the protein MQFTFTLPESMPQMTVKQFLEEQLLIPRKIRHFLRTKKNILINQKQVHWNEMVKPGDVCQLTFDEEDYPKKEILWGNPDLVEEVYQDQHLIIVNKPEGMKTHGNQPDEIALLNHVSAYVGQTCYVVHRLDMETSGLVLFAKNPFILPILNRLLEKKEIAREYWAFVEGQVGSKELIFRDKIGRDRHDRRKRVVDSKNGQQAETHISRLKQFPNKTSLVRCKLKTGRTHQIRVHLSYHKHPILGDPLYNSRSKASRLMLHAFRLSFTHPLTLEKLSFTALSDTFERELKQNG; encoded by the coding sequence ATGCAATTCACATTTACATTACCCGAATCCATGCCTCAAATGACGGTCAAACAATTCCTAGAGGAACAGCTCCTCATTCCTAGGAAGATTCGCCATTTTCTAAGAACCAAGAAGAATATCTTAATCAATCAAAAACAAGTTCACTGGAACGAGATGGTCAAACCAGGTGACGTTTGCCAGTTGACTTTCGACGAGGAAGATTATCCCAAAAAGGAAATCCTTTGGGGCAATCCAGACCTCGTTGAGGAAGTTTATCAAGACCAACATCTCATTATCGTCAACAAACCTGAGGGTATGAAAACCCACGGAAATCAACCTGATGAAATCGCCCTTCTTAACCATGTCTCTGCCTACGTTGGCCAAACCTGCTATGTCGTTCATCGCTTGGACATGGAAACAAGCGGTTTAGTACTTTTTGCTAAAAATCCTTTTATCCTTCCTATTCTCAATCGTTTATTGGAGAAAAAGGAAATCGCTCGTGAATACTGGGCATTCGTAGAGGGGCAAGTAGGGAGCAAAGAACTTATCTTCCGAGATAAAATTGGTCGTGATCGACACGATCGCAGAAAACGAGTAGTAGATTCTAAAAATGGGCAACAGGCTGAAACGCATATCAGTCGATTAAAGCAATTTCCAAACAAGACTTCTCTGGTTCGTTGCAAACTAAAGACCGGTCGAACGCATCAGATTCGTGTTCACCTCTCTTATCACAAGCATCCTATCCTAGGCGATCCTCTCTATAACTCTAGATCAAAAGCAAGCCGGCTAATGCTCCATGCCTTCCGACTATCCTTTACCCATCCACTCACCTTAGAAAAATTGAGTTTCACTGCCCTCTCAGATACTTTTGAAAGAGAATTAAAACAAAATGGATGA
- the pbp2a gene encoding penicillin-binding protein PBP2A — translation MKLDKLFEKFLSLFKKETSESAESDSTSMRRSRSDRKKLSQVGPIRKFWRRYHLTKIVIILGLSAGLLVGTYLFAIAKSTNVNDLQNALKTRTLIFDREEKEAGALSGQKGTYVELAGISKDLQNAVVATEDRSFYKNDGINYGRFFLAIITAGRSGGGSTITQQLAKNAYLSQDQTVERKAKEFFLALELTKKYSKEQILTMYLNNAYFGNGVWGVEDASKKYFGVSAAELTLNQAATLAGMLKGPELYNPLNSIEDSTNRRDTVLQNMVAAGYIDKNQETEAAGVDMASQLQDKYEGKISDYRYPSYFDAVVNEAVSKYNLTEEEIVNNGYRIYTELDQNYQANMQVIYENTSLFPTAEDGTHAESGSVALEPKTGGVRGVVGRVAGDDKSGFRNFNYATQSKRSPGSTIKPLVVYTPAVEAGWALNKQLDNHTMQYDSYQVDNYAGIKTSPEVPMYQALAESLNLPAVATVNELGIDKAFDAGERFGLNMEKVDRVLGVALGGGVETNPLQMAQAYAAFANGGLMPEAHFITRIENASGQVIKSHANSQKRVLDKSVADKMTSMMLGTFTNGTGISSSPADYVMAGKTGTTEAVFNPEYTSDQWVIGYTPDVVISHWLGFPTTDENHYLAGSTSNGAAHVFRSMANTILPYTPGSTFTVENAYKQNGIAPENIKRQSRDSDNTQSDDLLTDIRSRAQNLVDEAGRAISDAKIKEKAQTIWDSFVNLFR, via the coding sequence ATGAAATTAGATAAATTATTTGAGAAGTTCCTTTCTCTCTTTAAAAAAGAAACGAGTGAATCGGCGGAGTCTGATTCTACTAGCATGCGTCGTTCACGGAGCGATAGAAAAAAATTGTCCCAAGTAGGCCCAATTCGGAAATTTTGGCGTCGTTATCATCTGACAAAAATCGTCATCATTTTAGGGTTAAGTGCAGGTTTGCTCGTAGGAACCTACCTATTTGCAATAGCCAAGTCTACCAATGTCAATGACTTGCAAAATGCCTTGAAAACGCGAACTCTGATTTTTGACCGCGAAGAAAAAGAGGCGGGGGCCCTATCAGGTCAAAAGGGAACCTATGTTGAGCTGGCAGGTATCAGCAAAGACTTGCAAAATGCTGTCGTCGCGACAGAGGACCGTTCCTTTTATAAAAATGATGGGATTAACTACGGTCGTTTCTTTCTAGCTATTATCACAGCGGGTCGTTCTGGAGGGGGCTCCACCATCACTCAACAGTTGGCAAAAAATGCCTATTTGTCTCAGGACCAAACCGTTGAACGAAAGGCCAAGGAGTTTTTCCTGGCCTTAGAATTGACAAAGAAATACAGCAAGGAGCAAATCCTTACTATGTATCTCAATAACGCCTACTTCGGAAATGGCGTCTGGGGTGTAGAGGATGCAAGTAAGAAATATTTTGGTGTATCCGCTGCAGAATTAACCCTTAATCAGGCGGCGACTCTAGCTGGAATGCTCAAGGGGCCAGAGTTGTATAATCCGTTGAATTCCATTGAAGATTCGACCAACCGCAGGGATACTGTTTTGCAAAATATGGTTGCGGCAGGCTATATTGATAAAAATCAGGAGACCGAAGCGGCTGGGGTAGATATGGCTTCTCAACTGCAAGATAAGTATGAGGGTAAAATTTCTGATTATCGTTACCCATCTTATTTTGACGCAGTAGTCAACGAAGCAGTATCCAAGTACAATCTCACAGAAGAAGAGATTGTCAACAACGGCTATCGAATCTATACAGAACTTGATCAAAACTATCAAGCTAACATGCAGGTTATTTACGAAAATACTTCCCTATTTCCAACAGCAGAAGACGGAACGCATGCTGAATCAGGTAGTGTTGCTTTAGAGCCTAAAACAGGTGGGGTGCGTGGAGTTGTCGGTCGCGTAGCTGGTGATGACAAATCAGGATTCCGTAATTTTAACTATGCCACCCAGTCTAAGCGTAGCCCGGGTTCAACTATCAAACCTTTAGTGGTTTATACTCCAGCTGTGGAAGCCGGATGGGCTCTGAACAAACAACTGGACAACCACACCATGCAGTATGACAGTTATCAAGTAGACAACTATGCGGGTATTAAGACATCTCCAGAAGTACCTATGTATCAGGCCTTGGCAGAATCACTCAACCTACCGGCAGTTGCGACTGTAAATGAATTAGGTATTGACAAAGCTTTTGACGCTGGGGAGAGATTTGGCCTGAATATGGAAAAAGTTGACCGAGTTCTTGGAGTTGCTCTTGGTGGAGGTGTGGAGACGAATCCTCTCCAGATGGCGCAAGCCTATGCAGCCTTTGCTAATGGAGGTCTAATGCCTGAAGCACATTTCATCACTCGTATTGAAAATGCCAGTGGGCAAGTCATCAAGAGTCATGCAAACTCTCAAAAACGCGTGCTAGATAAGTCAGTAGCTGATAAAATGACCAGTATGATGTTGGGTACTTTTACAAATGGTACAGGAATTAGTTCGTCGCCAGCAGATTATGTCATGGCAGGGAAGACAGGAACTACCGAGGCTGTTTTCAACCCTGAATATACCAGTGACCAGTGGGTGATCGGTTATACTCCAGATGTTGTAATCAGCCATTGGCTCGGCTTCCCAACAACAGATGAGAATCATTATCTAGCAGGTTCGACCTCAAATGGAGCAGCCCATGTCTTTAGAAGTATGGCTAATACCATTTTGCCTTACACTCCAGGTAGCACTTTTACAGTTGAGAATGCTTATAAGCAGAATGGCATTGCGCCAGAAAACATTAAAAGACAATCAAGAGATAGCGACAACACACAATCTGATGATCTTTTAACAGATATTCGTAGCCGAGCTCAAAATCTTGTAGACGAAGCGGGACGTGCGATTTCGGATGCAAAGATAAAAGAAAAAGCCCAGACAATCTGGGACTCTTTCGTCAATCTCTTTCGTTAA
- the rpmG gene encoding 50S ribosomal protein L33 — MALKKASLACAVCGSRNYSIKISGNPKPTRLEVNKFCKHCGKYTTHRETR, encoded by the coding sequence ATGGCACTAAAAAAAGCAAGCCTAGCTTGTGCAGTTTGCGGTTCAAGAAATTATTCAATCAAAATTAGTGGGAACCCCAAGCCAACACGACTAGAAGTAAATAAATTTTGTAAACATTGTGGGAAATATACGACACATAGAGAAACGAGATAG
- the secE gene encoding preprotein translocase subunit SecE — protein MGFIKDIFKLLKETTWPTRKESWRDFRSIMEYTAFFVVIIYIFDQLIVSGLIRFINIF, from the coding sequence ATGGGTTTTATTAAGGATATTTTTAAACTTCTTAAAGAAACAACATGGCCGACTCGCAAAGAAAGCTGGAGAGATTTTCGCTCTATTATGGAATACACAGCCTTCTTTGTGGTCATCATTTATATTTTTGACCAGTTGATTGTATCAGGTTTGATTCGATTTATTAACATTTTTTAG
- the nusG gene encoding transcription termination/antitermination protein NusG, with translation MDSFDKGWFVLQTYSGYENKVKENLLQRAQTYNMLDNILRVEIPTQTVQVEKNGKKKEVEENRFPGYVLVEMVMTDEAWFVVRNTPNVTGFVGSHGNRSKPTPLLEQEIRDILVSMGQTVQEFDIDVEVGQTVRIIDGAFADYTGKITEIDNNKVKMIISMFGNDTIAEVNLNQIAEL, from the coding sequence ATGGATAGTTTTGACAAAGGATGGTTTGTTCTACAAACTTATTCTGGCTATGAAAATAAGGTAAAAGAAAATCTATTGCAACGTGCACAAACGTATAACATGTTGGATAATATTCTACGCGTTGAGATTCCAACACAAACCGTGCAAGTTGAGAAAAATGGAAAGAAAAAGGAAGTTGAAGAGAATCGCTTTCCGGGTTATGTCCTTGTAGAAATGGTCATGACCGATGAAGCATGGTTCGTCGTTCGAAACACACCTAACGTAACAGGATTCGTTGGCTCACATGGAAACAGATCAAAACCAACTCCACTATTGGAGCAAGAAATCCGTGATATTCTGGTTTCAATGGGACAAACTGTTCAAGAGTTTGATATTGATGTTGAAGTTGGGCAGACTGTCCGCATCATTGATGGTGCTTTTGCAGACTATACAGGTAAAATTACTGAAATTGATAACAACAAAGTGAAGATGATTATCTCTATGTTTGGTAATGACACGATTGCAGAAGTGAATCTCAACCAAATTGCAGAATTATAA
- a CDS encoding sigma-70 family RNA polymerase sigma factor, with protein sequence MNLKELYEESKGIVNKCRKEYHLHLWEKEDWEQEGMMCLYELVSHHPELLEGERRRLYVCFKTKFRNRILDYIRKQESHKRRFDKEPYEEVSEISHRLGEKSLRLDDYYLFHELLKNYKASQGKEKQEQLERLMGGECFKGRKALLGELRVVLSDFR encoded by the coding sequence ATGAATCTGAAAGAGTTGTATGAAGAAAGTAAAGGGATTGTAAACAAGTGCCGCAAAGAATACCATTTACATCTGTGGGAGAAAGAGGACTGGGAGCAGGAGGGAATGATGTGCCTGTATGAGCTGGTCAGTCACCATCCAGAGTTACTAGAGGGTGAGCGTCGCCGATTATATGTGTGCTTTAAAACCAAATTCCGCAATCGCATCCTAGACTACATCCGTAAACAGGAAAGTCACAAGCGCCGTTTCGATAAAGAACCTTATGAGGAGGTGAGCGAAATCAGCCATCGCCTAGGAGAAAAAAGCCTGAGACTGGATGATTATTATCTCTTTCATGAGCTTCTAAAGAATTACAAGGCAAGTCAGGGGAAAGAAAAACAAGAACAACTAGAACGTCTGATGGGAGGAGAATGTTTCAAAGGACGTAAGGCACTTCTAGGAGAATTAAGAGTGGTATTGAGTGATTTTAGATAA